In Oculatellaceae cyanobacterium, the genomic stretch AAAAGAATTACAGCTTTGGGAGTTAAACCAATAGGTAAAGTTCAATGGAATTTTAAAGCTTACTATCTGTATGGGGCAGTTGCCCCAAAAACAGGAGAAAGTTTTTGGTTGGAGTTCTCCCATTTAGACAGTGTATGTTTTCAAATGTTTTTAGAGCAACTAGCCTCTAAATATCCCGAACATTTAAATGTTATTCAATTGGATAAGGGTAGATTTAATCATAGTAGTAGCCTCAAAATACCAGATAATGTTATCTTAATTTTTCAACCACCATACAGCCCGGAATTGAATCCAATTGAGAGAGTATGGCAGCACATAAAACAAGAAATAAGTTGGGAAATTTATGATGATTTAGATAGTCTTAAAGAAAAAGTTTGTGCTTATCTCAAAGAATTTTCCTCAGAAACAATAGCATCTATAACCGGATGGGATTACATTTTATCAGCCCTCCCTACTGTTGCATG encodes the following:
- a CDS encoding IS630 family transposase, translating into MADWLESTTPNPAKNGVRYWCQDETRIGLKTIERKRITALGVKPIGKVQWNFKAYYLYGAVAPKTGESFWLEFSHLDSVCFQMFLEQLASKYPEHLNVIQLDKGRFNHSSSLKIPDNVILIFQPPYSPELNPIERVWQHIKQEISWEIYDDLDSLKEKVCAYLKEFSSETIASITGWDYILSALPTVA